One region of Carya illinoinensis cultivar Pawnee chromosome 8, C.illinoinensisPawnee_v1, whole genome shotgun sequence genomic DNA includes:
- the LOC122319069 gene encoding protein SOB FIVE-LIKE 5-like, producing the protein MDFSASQCSSGCESGWTRYLDQSSLSEYQFHRDGGMDEYRGKGEKMEEKEEDLSLVSDASSGPSHYHEDDEESIHDDGFPLYSSTASEVARKNKKKKKAKAKESGRHRQRSNLDDTATSPALNFPKVTTHYGNEDSTMKNLWNFSQGNFSATQFEGKSAFQENFTFLKSFAEKPASEEQGGFHGRNWK; encoded by the exons ATGGATTTCTCGGCATCTCAATGTAGCAGTGGATGTGAATCAGGTTGGACTCGGTACTTAGACCAATCCTCACTTTCAGAATACCAATTCCACAGAGATGGCGGTATGGATGAATATAgaggaaaaggagaaaaaatggaggagaaagaagaagatttaTCCTTGGTCTCTGATGCTTCATCTGGGCCTTCACATTACcatgaagatgatgaagagtCCATTCATGATGATGGGTTTCCCCTTTATTCTTCTACAGCTTCTGAGGTGGCCcgtaaaaacaaaaagaaaaagaaggccAAGGCCAAAGAATCTGGCAGACACCGCCAGCGTTCAAATCTTGATGACACTGCCACTTCTCCTGCATTGAACTTTCCAAAG GTTACAACTCACTATGGGAATGAGGATTCAACTATGAAGAATTTATGGAACTTCTCTCAGGGTAATTTCTCTGCAACACAATTTGAG GGGAAATCTGCATTCCAGGAGAATTTTACTTTCTTGAAGTCCTTTGCTGAAAAACCAGCTTCAGAAGAACAAG GTGGTTTTCATGGAAGAAATTGGAAATGA